The DNA segment ATAAGTGCGGGGAGTGAATCCTGCTGCTGTAGCCAGCCTGCTCCAAGAATGCTTTCTTGCTTCTCACCGGCTCTCTTTGTATCTCAGGTTGTCCGTAGTCgcctggagaagaaaggaatCGCAGTCCATAATGTAAGGCTGAACGGCTCAGCAGCTAGTCATGTCCTGCATCAAGACAGTGGTTTGGGTTACAAAGACCTAGATCTCATCTTCGGTGTAGATCTGAAGACCGAAGATGTCTTCCAGCTTGTTAAAGATGTGGTCATGGACTGCCTCCTTGACTTCCTCCCGGAAGGTGTCAACAAAGACAAGATCACCCCCATGACTCTGAAGGAGGCATACGTGCAGAAGCTTGTGAAGGTGTGCAACGAGACCGACCGCTGGAGCCTCATATCCCTCTCCAACAACAGCGGGAAGAACGTGGAACTCAAATTTGTGGACTCTCTCAGACGGCAGTTCGAGTTCAGCGTGGACTCCTTCCAGATCATCCTGGATTCGCTTCTGCTGTTTGGGGAGTGTTCAGAGAACCCCATGGCTGAGAACTTCCACCCCACGGTCACTGGGGAGAGCATGTACGGGGACTTTGAGGAGGCAATGGACCATCTCCGGAACAGGGTCATCGCCACGAGGAACCCAGAGGAGATCAGAGGTGGGGGGCTTCTGAAGTACTGCAACCTCTTGGTGAGGGGTTTTAAGCCCAAGTCAGAAGTGGATATGAAGGCACTACAGAGATACATGTGCTCCAGGTTTTTCATAGACTTCTCTGACATCGGTGAGCAGCAGAGGAAGCTGGAGTGTTACCTCCAGAGCCACTTTGTTGGGATGGAGAGCAAAAGATATGACTATTTGATGACCCTCCACAGGGTGGTCAATGAGAGCACAGTCTGTCTCATGGGACACGAAAGGAGGCAGACCCTGAACCTCATTGCCATGCTGGCCGTGAGGGTCCTGGCTGAGCAGAACATCATCCCCACCGTCACAAACG comes from the Numenius arquata chromosome 21, bNumArq3.hap1.1, whole genome shotgun sequence genome and includes:
- the TENT5B gene encoding terminal nucleotidyltransferase 5B, giving the protein MLVAAAAAGPAPGASEQGGGRFSVLSWEQLQRLDQILGEAVPIHGRGNFPTLSVRPRTIVQVVRSRLEKKGIAVHNVRLNGSAASHVLHQDSGLGYKDLDLIFGVDLKTEDVFQLVKDVVMDCLLDFLPEGVNKDKITPMTLKEAYVQKLVKVCNETDRWSLISLSNNSGKNVELKFVDSLRRQFEFSVDSFQIILDSLLLFGECSENPMAENFHPTVTGESMYGDFEEAMDHLRNRVIATRNPEEIRGGGLLKYCNLLVRGFKPKSEVDMKALQRYMCSRFFIDFSDIGEQQRKLECYLQSHFVGMESKRYDYLMTLHRVVNESTVCLMGHERRQTLNLIAMLAVRVLAEQNIIPTVTNVTCYYQPAPYVSEINFNYYVTHVQPFLPCNQSYPTWLPCN